A part of Haladaptatus caseinilyticus genomic DNA contains:
- a CDS encoding helix-turn-helix domain-containing protein: MEKFDTHLNDVRSIELDNAFYVEDGTWIESLTVSSTSDFDLDDLITKISGVQLYYTRDIPTGPSGDTVRRLTILANESYPFILGLILRREAIPNRIVLQDGTFDVVVTVRTWEHFRSLADELQDALGGFDLKSMNEIDNPGEPLDSGRLTEVLITKLADKQLSVLETAYNMGYFEVPREVSAQNLADELDISQSTLSERLRTAERNLLELIYGPRE, from the coding sequence ATGGAGAAGTTCGATACCCACCTGAATGACGTTCGGAGTATCGAACTCGACAATGCCTTTTATGTCGAAGATGGCACCTGGATCGAATCACTCACCGTTTCGTCAACCTCGGATTTCGATCTGGACGACCTCATTACCAAAATCTCCGGCGTTCAACTGTACTATACACGTGATATCCCGACTGGACCGAGTGGAGATACGGTAAGACGACTTACGATCCTCGCCAACGAGTCGTATCCGTTTATTCTCGGATTGATCCTCCGCCGAGAAGCGATTCCAAATCGGATCGTCCTCCAAGATGGAACGTTTGATGTGGTCGTTACTGTCCGGACGTGGGAACATTTCCGATCGCTTGCCGACGAGCTACAGGATGCACTCGGTGGATTCGACCTCAAAAGCATGAACGAGATCGACAATCCGGGTGAGCCACTCGACAGTGGTCGATTGACCGAAGTCCTCATCACGAAGCTTGCGGATAAACAGCTCTCTGTTCTCGAAACAGCGTACAATATGGGATATTTCGAGGTGCCTCGAGAAGTCTCGGCACAAAACCTCGCTGATGAGTTGGATATCTCTCAGTCGACGCTTAGCGAACGGTTGCGGACTGCAGAACGTAACCTCTTGGAACTAATATACGGGCCTCGTGAGTGA